From one Anoplolepis gracilipes chromosome 8, ASM4749672v1, whole genome shotgun sequence genomic stretch:
- the Tollo gene encoding toll-like receptor Tollo: MRGSPAFLAILLGTIFGVLGASLSKALRYKAPDECKWITTGDAEDDVSLVCRLRTINSELENTNFSVIQPQHTVRLRLECSDALFYQSSLSAGSFRPLVELRELVIEYCKIGNLSDDAFKGLRELRNLTVRTHNTDWSAMALDVSAGAFTDELRQLEKLDLGENNMWSIPEGALCPLVNLEILNLTRNRLRDIAGFRFNAAARCLTNLKELDLSNNSIESLPSAAFSGLTRLHSLDLRCNAIGFMADRAFEGLSSLAILRLADNRLASLPPELFGDARDIQEIHLRNNTLSVLPPGLFSELTQLLVLDLSHNELTAEWVNAATFSRLVRLVVLDLSSNRIARLDPTVFRDLYSLQILRLQENLLESLPENTFSALFNLHTLLLSDNRLTIIDATTLSGLYVLSLLSLDNNRLHTIHPSSLRNASSLQDFHLNGNRLTSVPDALKATPLLRTLDLGENLISEIPSGTFDHVAQLYGLRLTENHIGNLTKGVFDRIKELKILNLSRNRIQYIEPGTFDENLNLQAIRLDGNQLIDIAGLFTKLPNLVWLNVSDNKLKWFDYAMIPTGLQWLDIHSNEIRELGNYFEIETQLQLSTFDASENKLTEITGNAIPMSIELLFLNDNLISKVQSYSFFKKPNLTRVDLKGNQIRNLEPYALRISAVPPDRPLPEFYIGDNQYLCDCTMEWLQRVNRQNQTRVQPRVMDLESIYCKLLYDREHAFVPLVEAAHSQFLCKYDTHCFALCHCCDFDACDCEMTCPHNCTCYHDQSWSANVVDCSNGGHVNRLPEQIPMDATRLYLDGNDLRVVSSHAFIGRKKLKVLFLNSSNIEIVQNRSFNGLRDLDDLHLQDNRIRELRGHEFEGLDALRQLHLQRNRIVAIGNDTFASLHSLRILQLQNNRLTNLALWSLSGTIEISLAGNPWSCECDHLRSSREWMRDPNIRVADASTLRCVYNLTEFEAFGDEVFADDEFGFSVSASERVNGNESVCTEATNIDDDVHRNYTKTIIEKQILQDYLPLLVATLASSLVVILLCMLAFVYRHELRVWFHSRFGVRIFYRSNEIDRDDRDKLFDAFVSYSSKDEAFVAEELAPVLEMGNPSYKLCLHYRDFPVGSFIADTIVQAVESSRRTIMVLSENFIKSEWCRFDFKSAHHQVLRDRRRRLILVLVGDVHQRDLDPDIRLYLKTNTYLQWGDKLFWEKLRFALPDVPNNQRTTQQRTRQQPPPVRRQHNNRTSNGSRTVSVHI; this comes from the coding sequence ATGCGGGGTAGTCCTGCCTTCCTCGCCATATTGCTGGGCACGATATTCGGCGTCCTCGGCGCGTCTCTCAGCAAGGCGCTCAGGTACAAAGCACCGGACGAGTGCAAGTGGATCACGACCGGCGACGCCGAGGATGACGTGTCGCTCGTATGCCGTTTACGCACCATCAACAGCGAGCTGGAAAATACCAATTTTAGCGTGATACAGCCGCAGCACACGGTGCGTCTGCGACTGGAATGCAGCGACGCGCTCTTCTACCAGAGTTCGTTGAGCGCCGGCAGCTTTCGGCCGCTGGTCGAGCTGCGCGAGCTCGTCATCGAGTATTGCAAGATCGGTAATCTGTCGGACGACGCGTTCAAGGGACTCAGAGAGCTGCGAAATCTCACCGTGAGGACACACAACACCGATTGGTCGGCCATGGCGCTCGACGTCTCCGCCGGCGCCTTCACCGACGAGCTTCGGCAGCTGGAGAAGCTCGATCTCGGTGAGAACAACATGTGGAGCATCCCGGAGGGCGCGCTCTGTCCCCTCGTGAATCTTGAAATTCTGAATCTGACGAGAAACCGGCTAAGAGATATCGCGGGTTTTCGCTTCAACGCCGCGGCGAGATGCCTGACCAATCTCAAGGAACTGGATCTCAGCAACAACAGCATCGAGTCGCTACCGAGTGCGGCGTTCTCCGGTTTGACGAGGCTGCACAGTCTGGATTTGCGGTGCAACGCCATCGGTTTCATGGCGGATCGCGCGTTCGAAGGTCTCTCTTCGCTGGCCATCTTGCGACTCGCCGACAACCGTCTGGCGAGCCTGCCGCCCGAGCTGTTCGGTGACGCTCGAGATATACAGGAGATTCATCTACGTAACAATACGCTGAGCGTCCTGCCGCCCGGATTGTTCAGCGAGTTGACGCAGCTGTTGGTGCTGGATCTCTCGCACAACGAATTAACGGCGGAATGGGTGAACGCGGCCACCTTCAGTCGTTTAGTGCGTTTAGTGGTGTTGGATCTCTCGAGCAATCGTATCGCGCGGCTCGATCCCACTGTTTTTCGCGATCTGTACAGCCTGCAAATTCTACGGCTACAAGAAAATCTGCTGGAAAGCCTACCGGAGAACACGTTCTCGGCGCTCTTCAATCTGCATACGTTGTTGCTCAGCGACAATCGGTTGACTATCATAGACGCCACTACGCTGAGCGGTCTCTATGTACTCAGCCTTCTCTCGTTGGACAACAACCGGTTGCACACGATACATCCGAGCTCCCTGAGAAACGCTTCATCCCTGCAGGACTTTCATCTTAACGGTAACCGGCTGACATCGGTGCCGGACGCGCTGAAGGCCACTCCCCTCCTGCGCACTCTCGACCTCGGCGAAAACCTCATCTCCGAGATACCGAGCGGCACCTTCGACCACGTGGCACAGCTATACGGGCTTCGATTAACCGAAAACCATATCGGCAATCTCACCAAAGGCGTTTTCGATCGTATCAAGGAGCTCAAGATCTTGAACCTCTCGCGTAACCGCATACAGTACATCGAACCCGGTACCTTCGATGAGAATCTCAATTTGCAGGCAATACGGCTGGATGGCAATCAATTGATCGATATCGCCGGTCTCTTCACCAAGCTGCCGAATCTCGTCTGGCTGAATGTCAGCGACAACAAGCTCAAATGGTTCGACTATGCCATGATACCGACCGGGCTACAGTGGCTCGACATACATTCGAACGAGATCCGCGAGCTCGGCAACTACTTCGAGATCGAAACGCAACTGCAGCTGAGCACCTTCGACGCGAGCGAGAATAAGCTTACCGAGATCACCGGCAATGCGATTCCTATGAGTATCGAGCTATTGTTTCTCAACGACAATCTCATCTCCAAGGTGCAGAGTTATTCCTTCTTCAAGAAGCCGAATCTAACGCGGGTCGATCTCAAGGGTAACCAGATCCGGAATCTCGAGCCGTACGCGTTGCGCATCAGCGCGGTACCGCCTGACAGACCGTTGCCCGAGTTTTACATCGGTGATAATCAGTATCTCTGCGATTGCACGATGGAGTGGCTGCAACGGGTCAATCGACAGAATCAGACGCGAGTGCAACCGCGCGTGATGGACCTCGAGAGCATCTATTGCAAGCTGTTGTACGATCGCGAACACGCGTTTGTGCCGCTGGTTGAGGCGGCGCATTCGCAGTTCCTCTGCAAGTACGACACTCACTGTTTCGCTTTGTGTCACTGCTGCGACTTTGACGCGTGCGACTGCGAGATGACGTGTCCGCACAACTGCACGTGCTATCACGATCAGTCATGGTCGGCCAACGTGGTCGACTGCTCGAATGGCGGCCATGTGAATCGGTTGCCCGAACAGATACCGATGGACGCCACGCGGCTTTACCTGGACGGCAACGATCTGCGAGTCGTGTCGAGCCACGCCTTTATCGGTCGCAAGAAACTTAAAGTACTGTTCCTCAACTCGTCCAACATCGAGATCGTGCAAAACAGATCGTTCAACGGCCTGCGCGACCTCGACGATCTACACCTGCAAGATAACCGGATACGCGAACTGCGCGGCCATGAGTTCGAGGGGCTTGACGCGCTGCGGCAGCTGCACCTGCAACGTAACCGCATCGTCGCGATCGGCAACGACACGTTCGCGTCGCTGCATTCTCTGCGGATTCTACAGCTACAGAACAACCGTCTGACAAATCTGGCATTATGGTCGCTGTCGGGCACGATCGAGATCAGCTTGGCCGGCAACCCTTGGTCCTGCGAATGCGACCATCTGCGGAGTTCGCGCGAGTGGATGCGCGACCCCAACATCCGTGTCGCGGACGCGTCTACGTTACGTTGCGTGTACAACCTTACGGAATTCGAGGCGTTCGGCGACGAGGTGTTCGCGGACGACGAGTTTGGTTTTTCGGTAAGCGCGAGCGAGCGCGTCAATGGTAACGAGAGCGTCTGTACCGAGGCGACAAACATCGACGACGATGTGCATCGCAATTACACCAAGACCATCATCGAGAAGCAAATACTGCAGGATTATCTGCCGCTGCTCGTGGCGACCCTGGCCAGCTCCCTCGTCGTCATACTTCTATGCATGCTCGCTTTTGTATACCGTCACGAGCTACGCGTGTGGTTCCATTCGCGTTTCGGCGTGCGGATATTCTATCGGAGCAACGAGATTGACCGGGACGATCGGGACAAGCTGTTTGACGCCTTTGTCAGCTACAGTTCCAAGGACGAGGCGTTCGTCGCCGAGGAGCTAGCGCCGGTGCTCGAGATGGGCAATCCGTCCTACAAGCTGTGTCTACACTATCGGGATTTTCCGGTCGGTAGTTTCATCGCCGATACAATCGTGCAGGCGGTGGAATCGTCGCGTCGCACGATAATGGTGCTTTCGGAAAACTTTATCAAGTCCGAGTGGTGTCGCTTCGACTTCAAGTCGGCGCATCATCAGGTACTAAGGGACAGGAGACGTCGACTGATCCTCGTACTAGTCGGCGACGTGCATCAGCGCGATCTCGATCCGGACATACGACTGTATCTAAAAACCAACACTTATCTACAATGGGGCGACAAACTATTCTGGGAGAAGCTACGATTCGCGTTGCCGGACGTGCCCAATAATCAACGGACGACGCAGCAGCGGACGAGGCAGCAGCCGCCGCCGGTTCGACGGCAGCACAACAACAGAACGTCCAACGGATCGCGCACCGTGTCCGTCCATATATGA